In the genome of Actinomadura luzonensis, the window GTCTTCTCCGGCGGCAGCCTGCTCGTCGCCACCGCCGGGCGGCCCGACCTGCTCGGCCCCGAACGGGCCCGCTCCCTCGCCCGCCTCCAGCACCTCTCGCTGCGCCGGCTGGCCGCCCTGCCGCCCGCGACGGAGCTGTACCCGACGCACGGCGCGGGCTCGTTCTGCACGGCGAGCGACGCCGGCCGCCACACCTCCACCATCGGGGCCGAGCTGAAGGACAACCCGCTGCTCGGCGTCGCCGACGCCGAGGAGTTCGCCGACCGGCTGCTGGCCGACCCCATGCCGATCCCGGCCTTCTACCGGCACATGGGGCCGGCCAACACGCTCGGCGTGCCTCCCATGCCGTCCGTCGCGGTGCCCGAGCTGGCCGAGCCGGCGCCCGGCAGCCACGTCGTGGACCTGCGGCCCCGCTCGTCGCAGGCGCGCGGCCGGCTGCCCGGCTCGTACGGCATCGAGCTGGACGACGACTTCGGCAGCTGGGCCGGCTGGCTGCTGCCGTACGGGGAGCCGGTCACGCTCGTGGCCGAGCCCGGCCAGGACACCGCCGAGGCCGTCACCCAGCTCGCCAGGATCGGCTTCGACGACGTGCGCGGCGTCGTGCGGCTGCCCGCCGGGGCGGGCGCGCCCGCGTACGAGCTGGCCGGGTTGCGGGACTTCGCGGAGCGGCTGCGGCGGCCCGGGGCGCAGCTCCTCGACGTGCGGATGCCGGGCGAGCGCGAGCAGGTCCGCGTCGAGGGGGCCGTCGAGCGGTTCCTGCCCGAGCTGTTCACCGAAGGCGTCCCCGACGCGCTCGACCCGGCGCGGCCCGTCCTCGTCGCCTGCGCCACCGGCCGCCGGGCGAGCATCGCCGCCGCCGAGCTGACCCGCCGGGGCTACCGGCCGGTCGTGCTCACCGGCGCCGGGATCGCCGAGCTCGCCGAGACCCTGCGGGTCTCCCCGGCCCCCTGACGCGGCCTCGCCGGCCGGTGGGCGAAAACCGCAGTTCAGCGGCGTAACCGGGACCTTCGCCCCTGCCCGCGCCACGCCGTACCGTCGCACGATGGGCGCACGAGGAAACGTTCCCGTTTTCCGCAGGGGAGGCGCGATGGACGCGGGCGGCACGTTCACCGCCGCGACGGCCACCGGCCCGTCGCGGCCCCGGGGCCCGCGGGCCGCGCGGCGGCTGACGCTCGGCGTGGAGGAGGAGTTCGTACTGCTCGGCCGGGCCGACGGCGCGCCCGCCCTGCGCGCCCCGGAGGTCCTGGCGCTGCTGGACGGCGACCCCCGGGTCAAGCACGAGCTCATGCGCTACCAGCTCGAAACCGTCACCGGCGTGTGCGAGAGCCTGGAGCAGGTGGGGGAGGAGCTGACCGCCATGCGGCTGCTGGCCGCCCGCGCGGCGGCCGAGGTGGGCTGCCACCTCGCCGCCACCGGGGTCGCGCCCCGGACGCCGCCCGGCCTGCCCGCCGTCACGCCCGACCCCCGCTACGCGGTGCTGGTCGAGCGCAGCAGGCCGCTGGCCGGCAGCTTCGGCACCTGCGGCTGCCACGTGCACGTCGGCATGCCCTCGCGCGAGCTGGGCGTGCGGATCCTCGCCCGGCTCCGGCCGCACCTGGCGACCCTGCTGGCCGTCAGCGCCAACTCGCCCGTCCAGGCCGACCGGGACACCGGCTGGGCCAGCCGCCGCTACCGCCTGTGGAGCCGCTTCCCGTCGGCCCGGCCGCCCGGGGTGTGGTGGTCGGCCGCCGACTACGACGCCGCCGTGGACCGCCTCCTGCGCACCGGCCGGGCCCTGGACGAGCGCGGCGTCTACTTCCACGCCCGCCTGTCGCCCCGCTACCCGACGATCGAGCTGCGCGTCATGGACACCTGCCTGTCGGCCGCCGACGCCGTCCTCGTCGCCGGGCTCGCCCGCGCGCTCGTCGCCCTCGCCATCGAGGACGAGGAGCGCGGCCTGCCCCTGCCCGCCCCGCGCCAGCACCGCGTCGTGCGGCAGCTGCGCGCCGCCGCCCGGCACGGGCTCGGCGCCCGCGCGCTGGACCCGTCCACCGGCCGCCCGGCCACCCACCGCCGGCTGCTCGCCGCCCTCGCCGACCGGCTGCCCGACCCCGACCCGGTGGCCCGGCTGCTCGACCGGCTCGCCCTGCACGGCACCGGCGCCGACCGCCAGCGCGCCCTGCTGGCCCGCGCCGCCGGGCCCGCCGACTTCGCCCGGCTGCTCGCCGGGGAGACCGTCCGGCAGGGCCGGTGACTTAGGTCACAGCGGGCGAGGTCGTTCGCCTCCGGTGACGAGAGGCCCGGAGGGGGAACCTGAACAGGTAGAGGAAGCACATGAGCGAACGAAGGTGATCGAGATGGCCGTCCTTCTTGGCATCGCGCCGGCCGGCACCGACTGTCTGAGCGAGTCCTATTTCGAACGGGCCGCCCGCGCGCTGGACGAGCACCAGGTCTCCCCGGGGCACGCGTGCGTCTCCTGCGGCGCCGCCTGGCCGTGCGGTCCCGCGCTGGGCGCCGCGTTCGTGCTGGAGATGCACGCCGCGTGAAGGCCGAAGGTCCCTCGCGGACAGGGAAGTCCGGCCCTGCCGGGCGGCCGCCCGCGACGGCACCGTGGCATTGACGGCCGTGGCATTGACGGCACGCGGCATTGAGGAAGCGGAGACGAGGAGGTCTCGTGATGAAGGCCAGTGCGGGAGACCGGCTCATCGTGGAGGGCACCTACGGAGGCGACGTCCGCAAGGAAGGGCTGATCATCCAGGTGGAGCACGCCGACGGCTCGCCGCCGTACCTGGTGCGGTGGCTGGAGGACGGGCACGAGAGCCTGGTGTATCCCGGTCCCGACGCCCGGATCGTCGCCGCGGCCCGATGAGGACCGCGCCGCGCCGCGCCCCCCGGCCGGGTGGGGCGCGGGCCGGGATCGACCGGGCGAGCTCCGGTGACCTGGCGATGCGGGCGGTGTCGGCCGGCGGGCGGGTGCCCGAGCAGTTCGGCGTGATCCTGCCGCTCGACGGCGCCCCCGACGCCGGACGGGTGTGCGCGGTGCTGGCCGAGCGGGTGCCGCTCGTGCCCCGGCTCCGGCAGCGGCTGGTGCGGGTGCCGTTCGGGTGCGGACGTCCGGTGTGGGTGGACGATCCGGGCTTCGACGTACGCGACCGGGTGCGGCGGCGCGCCTGCCCGCCGCCCGGCGACGAGCGGGCGCTGCTGGACCTGGCCGCCGAGCTGGCCGTCACGCCGCTGTCCCCGCCGGGCTGGGCCGCCACCGTGGTCACCGGGGTGGCGGGCGCGGCCACGGCGCTGATCATCGTTCTCGACCACGTCCTGGCGGACGGCGTCGGCGGCCTGGCCATCCTCGCGGCCCTCGTCGACCCCGCCCCGCCTGACGCCCCCGACGCCTCTGGCGCTCGCCCTGGCGTCCCGGAGGCGCCCGGCGCCCGCCCTGGCGTCCCGGAGGCACCGGGCGCGCGCCCTGATGCCCCGCGCGCCGCCGTGGCGTCCGGCGGGTGTTCCCAGGCGGCCGCCGTCGCGTCGGAGCCTGGCCGCCGAGGCGTTCGCCGAGCGGGCGCGGGTGGCCCGCCGCCTGGTCCGGTCCTGGCATGACGTGCACGGCGCCGTCACCGCCGCCCGGGCCGGCCGCGCCGCCCCTGCTCGCTGCTCGGCCCCACCGGCCCCCGGCGGCGGCTGGCCGTGGTCCGCGCCGACCTGGAGCAGGTGCGCGCGGCGGCGCACCGCTCGGCGGGCACCGTCAACGACGCCCTGCTCACGGCCGTCACCGGTGCCCTGCGCCGGCTGCTTGAGCGGCGCGGCGAGCACGTCACCACCCTGAACGTGCTGCTCCCCACGGCGGTGCGCGCCACCGCGGCCACCACGGAGTCGCTCGGCAACGAGCTGGCCGCGATCGTGGCGCCCCTGCCCGTCACCGGCGCGCCCCGCGACCGCCTGGCCCGGGTCGCCGACGTGATGGCCGCCCGCAAGCGCCTGCCCGCCGGCCCGCTCGCCAGGGACGTGGTCGCCCCGCTGTTCCGCCTGATGGCCGGCCTCGGCCTGCACAACAGGTACCTGCGCCGCCAGCGCCGCTTCCACACCCTGCTCAGCAACGTGCGCGGCCCGGCGACGGCCCTGTCCTTCGCCGGGGCGCGGATCACCGGCGCCGTCCCCGTCGCCGTGGGCGAGAGCGGCAACGTCACCGTCAGCTTCGGCGCCCTCTCCTACGCGGGCGTGCTCACCGTCGCCTGCGTCGCCGACCCCGCCCGCGTCCCGGAGCTGGACGAGCTCGCCGCCCTGGTCGGCGACGAGCTCGCCCGGCTCACCGCGGGCTGAGCGGCCGCGGGCGTCGTGCCCGGCGGGGCCGGGCGGACGGGACCAAGGACCCGCGTATCCGGGACCTCGTCCCCGGGCCGCCGGGCGCGCGCCGCGCGAGCCTGGAAGGGAGAGCGGAGGAGGTACGTGATGACCAGGCACATCATGGTCGGCGTGGACGGTTCCGCACCCGCGACGGCCGCCGTGGACTGGGCCGTGGCCGACGCCGGCGGCAGGGGGCTCGCGCTGCGCCTCGTGCACGTGTGCGAGCAGTGGCCCTACGGCCCGGACAGCATCGAGTACTGCGAGGGCACGCTGGCCGCGGCCGGCGACCGGGCCCGCGCCCTGGACCGCGGCGTCCAGGTGACGACCGACCTGCTGCCCGGCAACGTCATCGAGACCCTGATCAAGGAGTCGGCGGCGGCGGACACCGTGGTGCTGGGCAGCCGGGGCCTCGGCGGGTTCGCCGGGCTGATCCTCGGCTCGGTCGGCATGGGGCTGGCCGGGCACGCCGCCGGGCCGGTGGTGATCGTGCGCGGGCCCGCGCGGGCACGGCACGACCTGGTGGTCGTCGGCGACGACGGGTCGGAGCACTCGGCGGTGGCCGTGGAGTACGCGATCGAGCAGGCGCGGGCCCGCAACGCCGCGCTGCACGTGGTCTACGCCTGGCAGTCGCCGCTGATGTCGCCGTACGCGGCGGCGTACAACAGCCTGCTGGAGGAGGACTTCCAGCAGGCGGCGCGGGCGGCGGCCGAGCGGGTGGCGCCGTGGCGGGAGAAGAACCCCGACGTGCGGATCACCGACGAGCAGCTTCCCGGGCACCCGGTGAACGCCCTGATCAAGACGGGCGCGACCGCGGACCTGGTGGTCGTGGGCTCGCGCGGCCGGGGCGGTTTCGCCTCGGCGGTGCTCGGCTCCGTCAGCCACGCGGTGCTGCACCACGTGACCTGCCCGGTCGCGGTGATCAGGCCGCGCCACGACGGCAGGTGAGCGGCGGGCGCACGCGGACGCGCGCCGGGGCGGGTTCGTGGGCCCGTCCCGGCGCGCGTTCTTCCCGGGCCGTCAGGCCTGAGTGGCGCCGGCCTTGGCCGCCGGCTTGGCGGCCTGCACCGGCTTGGGGGTCTTCGGCTTCGGGGGCTCCGCCTTCGGGATCTCCGCCTTCGGAAGCTCGGCCGGGACCGTGGGGGCGGCCGGGGGCGCGGGCTCGTCCGGCTCGGCGGCCCGCTCGATCTGCAGCTTCCACTCGGCGGCCACGGCGGCCAGCGCGGCCGCGGCGGTCACGACGGGCGCCGCGACGAACGCCACCACGCCGAACGTCACCGGGACCTCCAGCACGGTCCGCCCGTGGGAGTCCTTCACGATCACGCGGCGGACGTTGCCCTCGTGGAGCAGGTGCTTGATCCGGCCGGCGAGCTCAGAGCCGCGTACTTTGACCTCTTCCTTCGTGACGGTCATCGTCGTGCTCCCCTTTCTTGTCTCACCCTTCCAGCCTCCGTCCGCCACGCCCGTACCGGAGGGGGCGAAGGACCCGACTCCGTGGCCCGGTGGTCCCGAACCGGGCACCGGGGGTCGGTGGGCGGGGTCAGAGCGCGGGGGCGCGCACCAGGGCCGACAGCAGCGCCGCCATGTCGCTCACCGCCAGCACGTGGTCCACGATGTCGTCCCGGCTGATCACGGCCTGCGGCATGGAGAAGTAGTCGCTGGAGGCGGCGTCGCTGGCGACGACCGTGCCGCCGAAACGGTGCACGGCCGTGGCCCCGGTCGCGCCGTCGGTGCCGTGCCCGGACAGGACCACCGCGATGGCGTCCGGGCCGCAGGCCAGCGCCAGGCTGGTCAGCAGCAGGTCGGCGGAGGGGCGGGGCGGCGGGGTCGGGCCCGACTCGATGAGCGCGAGCCGCCGGTCGGCGGTGACGAGCAGGTGGTGGCCGGGCGGCGCGACCACGACCCGGCCGGGTTCGAGCGGTTCGCCGTCCAGCGCCTGGGCCACGGGCAGGGCGGTGTGGCGGCGCAGGATCTCCGGCAGGAGGCTGGGGTAGGTGGGCGAGATGTGCTGCAGCACGATGACGGCGGCGGGCAGGCCGGCCGGCAGCCCGGCCAGGACCAGGCCCGTCGCGGCCAGGCCCCCGGCCGAGGACACGATGGCGACGACGGGGAACCTGCCGGGACGCGGCCGTCCGTTCTCCGGATGGACGGTTCCGGGCAGCATGCCAGCACCCCTCTCCTCCTTCGCCATTCTGCTCACCGCTCATCTCAGGCGGTAGGGCCGTAGGTCCTGAGGCGTCAGCCCGTCTCCGCCACGAGGTCGCCCGCCGGCCGCCGGGGCGCGCGGGCCACCACCGGCCCGTACCCGAGCCGTATGATCATCTGCGGGTGCCCGTGCCGGGTGCGCGGGTCCGCGCGCCGCCGCATGTCCCGCAGGTCCAGCGGCTGGTTCAGGAACGACGCCGACACCTGGTGCCCGGCCGCCACGAGCAGCACCCGCTGCAGCGCCTGCCCCGCCCGCAGCCAGTCCGGCGGCTCGTCCCCGGAGGTCGCCAGCACCGCGAGCTGCGGGCGCGGCTCGAACGCCGCCCCGCCCGAGCGGCGGCCGAAGTCCCGCACCGGGTCCATCACGGTGGTGGCCGCCGGGCCCTGCACGTACGAGGGCACGCCGTGCCCGCCGGTCCACGCCCGCAGCTCCGCCAGGTACTCCTTGTCGCGGGCCAGCTCGTCCTGGGCGATCGCGGCGTAGTCGAGCATGTCCATGGCCGAGCGCCGGTCCAGGACGATCAGCCTGGCCCGTTCGAGCGCCGCGGCCGTGCGCAGCTCCGACAGCACCGGCGCCGGGATCAGCCGCTCGGCGTACGGCCTGCGGCTGGTCCGCCGTACCGGGATGAGCTCGTACAGCTGCCTGGCCTCGGCGGAGGCCCGTACCCGCGTGCCGATCCGCACGGCGGCCAGCAGGTCCGGCCGCTCACGGGGGTCGGGCAGCAGCCGCACGGCGGGCGCGCGCCCGGCCGCCCGCGCCGCCATGCGCAGGTTGAACAGCGCGGCCCCGCAGCTCACGTGCAGGGAACGGCCGCGCGGGTCGCTCACCCGCAGCCAGCGGTCCCAGTCGGCCAGCAGCTCGACCAGCTCGCCGTGGAGCACCCGGAACCGCCACGGCTGCGTGTTGTTCACCGAGGGCGCCTGCCCGGCCGCCACGATCAGCCGCCTGATCGCGAGGTCGGCGGGGCGCGGAGTGGGATGTGACGTGAACATGACCTACCTCCCTGTTCCCACGCTGGTCATCGCGGCCGGCGGGGGACAGAGCCGGAGGTCCTGCCGAAGGTCCCGCCCCTTGGACGGGGACCAACGCCGCCGCGCCCGGGGACCTTCGCCCCGTTGCGGCGCGGCCCCCGCTTGGGAGGCTGGAAGCGGGGACGCCCGCCGGAAGGTCGTGATCGAGATGCGCGAGAAGGTCCTCGTACTGGGCGGCGGATTCGGCGGGCTCACCGCCGCGCTCCGCGTCAAGCGCGCGCTGGGGCAGGACGCCGACGTCACCGTGGTCTCGGCCGCCGACCGGTTCCTGTACACGCCGTCGCTCGCCCGGCTCCCGTTCGGCCGGCGGCGGCCGGAGGAGCTGGGCTTCCCGCTGGCGCCGACGTTGTGGATGCGCGAGGTGCGGTTCGCGCAGGCGACGGTGACCGCGATCGACCCGGCCGCCCGGCTGGTGCGGACCACGGCCGGCGAGCACCCCTACGACCACCTCGTCGTCGCCACCGGCTGCCGCGACGACCTCGCCGCCCTGCCGGGCCTGGCGGAGGCCGACGGCGCCTGGTCGGTCACGACCCTGGAGGGCGCCCTGCGGGCGGGGGAGGGCTGGCGGGCCTTCCTCGACGATCCCGGGCCCGTCGTGGTCGGCGCCGCGCAGGGCGCGTGCTGCCCCGGGCTCGCCCGCGCCTTCCTCGCCGCCCTGACGGCGGAGCTGCGGCGGGCCGGGCTGCGCGAGCGGACGCCCATCGCGTACGTGACCGCCGGCGGTGAGCGGCGGCTCGCGGCCGCGCTGGAGCGCCAGGGCGTGCAGGCCGTCACCGGCGCCGTCATGACCGAGGCCGCCCCCGGCAAGCTGCGGCTGGCCGACGGGACGACGCTGGCCTACGCGTACGCGATGATCGTGCCGCCCTCGGCCGGCCAGGACGTCGTGCGCGCCGTGCCCGGCCTGACCGACGCCAGGGGCTTCGTGCCCGTTCTGGACACCTGCCGGTCACGCGCCCACCCCGGCCTGTACGCCGTCGGCACGGCCACCGGCCCCGGGGCGGGGCCGCACGCCACCGCCCAGGCGCGCGTGGCGGCGGTCAACATCGCCGCCGCGATCCGCGGCGAGCCGCCCGCCGCCTACCGGCCGGGCCTCGCCGTCCCGGCGCCGCCGCGCTCGCGCGCCGCCGGAGCCCTGTTCGAGAAGTACTACCTCTGGAAGGCCAGGCACGGCTACGTACGGCTGCCGTGACGGCGGAGAAGGTGAGGGACTTGGTACGCGAGATCACAGCCGCGTGGCAGGCGGACGAGCTGGGACCGGCGAAGGTGGTGTTCCTGCGGCCGATGCCGCGGATGGCCGCCGTCGTCGTGATCGACAACGTCACGCTCGGGCCCGCGATCGGCGGGGTGCGGATGACGCCCACGGTGTCCGTCGCCGAGGTGGCCCGGCTGGCGCGGGCGATGACGCTGAAGAACGCCGCGGCGGGGCTGCCGCACGGGGGCGGCAAGTCGGGCATCTACCTCGCGCCCAGCATGGACGGCGCGCCGCGCGAGCGCGAGATGCGCGCCTTCGCCCGCGCCATCGAGCAGCTCACCGACTACATCCCCGGCCCCGACATGGGCACCGACGAGAGCTGCATGGCCGCCGTGCACGACGAGATCGGGCGCGCGGTGGGGCTGCCCGCGGTGCTCGGCGGCATCCCGCTCGACGAGCTGGGCGCCACCGGCCACGGCCTGGCCTGCTGCGCCGACGCGCTGGCCGCCGACAAGGTCCTGGAGCTGGACGGCGCCCGCGTGGTCGTGCAGGGGTTCGGCGCGGTCGGCGCGCACGCGGCGCGCTTCCTCGCCGAGCGCGGCGCGCGGGTGATCGCCGTGTCCGACGTGCTCGGGGCGACGTACCGGGCGAGCGGGCTGGACGTGCCCGCCCTGCTGGACGCCAAGCGGGCGGGGGAGCCGGTCGGCTCCTTCCGCGGCGGGGTGCGCTGCGAGCGCGACGACATCCTGTGGCTGGAGTGCGAGATCCTCGTCCCCGCCGCCGGGCCCGACGTCCTGACCGCGCACAACGCGGGACGGGTGCGCGCCAGGACCGTGCTGCAGGGGGCCAACATCCCGGCCACCGCCGAGGCGGAGCGCATCCTGCACCAGCGCGGGGTGCTGTGCGTGCCGGACATCATCGCCAACGCCGGGGGCGTCATCTGCGCGGCCGTCGAGCAGCGGGGCGGCGGCCGGGCGCAGGCGTTCGGCACCATCGAGGAGAAGATCCGGGCGAACACCGCCGAGCTGCTGGACCGGCTCGCGGCGGCCGACGTCGCGCCGCGCGAGGCGGCGACGGCGATGGCGCTGGACCGGCTGCGCACCGCCGCCGCCTACCGCCGCCACTTCTGACGGCCCCGGCGCCGCCCCTGCCCGCACCACGCCCGCCCTCGCCCGGCACCACCCGCGCCCGCACCAGGCCCGCCCTCGCCCGGCACCACCGCCTCGGCCGGCCGGGCTCGCGCTGCCGGGCTCGCGCTGCCGGGCTCGCGCGGTCAGGTGAGGGCGAGCACGCCGAGGACGGTACGGGCGGCGAGTCCGCCCTCGTCCTCGGCGATCGCCAGCGCCGCGGGCACGTCCCGGTCGTCCAGCAGGGCGCGGACCGCCGCCGCGCGGGCCGCCTCCGACGAGCCGGGCCGCCCGCCGCCGTGTGCAGCCGGTCCAGCCGGGCGGCGGCCGCCTCGGCCGCGCCCGGCGCGTAGTCCCAGTCCTGCCGCCATGGGTGGCCGAGCAGCATCAGGCGCAGCGCCGCCGCCGGATGGCGGGCCAGCAGGTCGGCGGTGAAGACCAGGTTCCCCGCCGACTTGGCCATCTTGGCGCCGTCCACCCGCACCACGCCGACGTGCAGCCAGGCCCGCGCGAACGGCCGCACCCCGGTCACCGCCTCGGCCATCGCCGCCTCGTAGGCGTGGTGGGGGAAGCGCAGGTCGCCGCCGCCGGCGTGCACGTCCAGCGCCGGGCCGAACGTGGTCAGCGCCATGGCCGCGCACTCCGCGTGCCAGCCCGGCCGGCCCGGCCCCCAGGGGCTCGGCCAGGCGGGGCCGTTGTCCCGGGACGGCAGCCAGACTGTCACGTCCAGCGGGTCCTTCTTGCCCGGGTCGTCCGGGTGGTCGCCGTACTCGGCCAGCAGCGGCAGCGCCGCCTCCCTGCCGAGCCCGGCCCGCTCGGGCACGCCCGCGCCCCGGAAACGCACGCCGCCGTCGCTGACGTAGGCGTGCCCGGCGTCCACCAGCGCGGCGGCCAGCGCGATGACCTGGGGGACGTGGTTGTGGGCGCGCGGCTCGTACGTCACCGGGGCCACGCCCAGCGCCGCCATGTCGTGCTCGAAGTGGAACTGCTGGACCGCGGCGAAGCTGTCGTACGGGCTGCCGGCCCGCCGCGCGGCGCTGGTCAGCACGTCGTCCACGTCGGTGACGTTGCGGCACACCTCGACGCGCACGCCCGCGTGCCGCAGCACCCGCGCCGCCGCGTCGGCCCACACGAACGTCCTGGCGTGCCCGAGATGCGTGGTGTCGTACGGGGTGATGCCGCACACGTACATGCGGGCCCGCCCGACGAGCGGCAGCCGCCGGCCGCCGAGCACCGGGGGCGGGCTGACGGGGCCGGTGAGGTGGGACATCCCGCTCCCCCTCACGCGTCCGCGCCGGTCAGCTCGACGACGACCTCGGGTGGCTGGTGCAGCGTGTTGTGCACGGTGCAGCGCGAGATCACGGCCAGGAACGCGGGCCGCCGCTCGGCCGGCAGCCCGGGCGCGGCCACCCGCAGCCGCACGGCGGCGACCCGGGCGGGCCGGTCGGCGGCCAGGCCGAAGTCGGCCGTCACCCGCAGCCCGTCCCGCGCCGCCCCGTGGCGGGACAGGAAGCGCCCGGCGTAGTACGCCACGCACGAGGCCAGGGAGGCGACGAACAGCTCGGTCGGCGTCGGGCCGCGGTCCGTCCCGCCGTCGCGGACCGGCTGGTCGGCCGTCAGCGTGTGGTCCCGCACAGTGATCGAGTAGGACTCGCCGCCGGTGTGCGCCACCTCGACCCGTCCGGGCGGCGCCTGGGCGGGCCGGGGCGGCGCGGGGGCCTGGGGGAGGGTCGTGGCGTTGCGGGCGTCCATGGTGATCTCCTTCGTTCGCCAGGGAACACGCGGTGACCCTTCAGGTGTAGGCCGGAGGAGGGGAGATGGGGAGGGCCCAAAGCCCTCACCGGCGCGCCTTCGGGCCCCCGCCCGCCCGCTCGCGGGCTCGCGGGGATCGGCGGGCCGGCCCGCCGGGTCAGCCGGGCGGGTCGGGCCCGTCAGGTCAGCCGGGCGGGTCCGGCGTGGTCAGGGCGGCGAGGCCCGCCTCGATCGTGGGCCGGTGCTCCAGGCCGGGCGCCCCGCCCGCGCCGAGCAGCGCGGCGCCGCCGGTGACCACCAGGCGGCCGCCCGCCCGCCGGGCCTCGCCGGTGGCCCAGCGCAGCACCTCGCAGCCCGGCTCGTCCAGCCCGGTCAGCCCGCCGAGGTCCACCACGACCGCCGGGACGGCCTGCGTGGCCAGCGTCTTCATCAGGTACATCCGGGTGATCTCCACCGGCGCGCCGGACAGCGGCCCGCCGAGCTCGATCAGCAGGATCTCCCCGCGGCTGCGGATCCTGATCGAGAAGTCGCCGGGGTCGTCGGGTGCGGTAGGTGCCATCGGTCAGGGCTCTCCAGGGGTCGGCGAAGACGTCGCCGACCAGACTTCCCGGCACACCCGCGACGACCATACCGGGCCCAGGCGGGAGACAGCAGCCGGATACCGGGTGAAGGCGCTCGTCACAGAAGGTAGCGCACCCACAGGTAGGGCGCGACCAGGGCGATGGTGACCACCGTCACGATGAGCCCGTATTTGGTGAACTGCCAGAAGCTGATCGGGGTGCCGTTGCGGGCGGCGATGCCGAGCACCACCACGTTGGCCGCCGCGCCGACGGCGGTGGCGTTGCCGCCCAGGTCGGCGCCGAAGGCCAGCGCCCACCACAGCGCCTGGTGCCCGCCCGGCGCGTGGACGAGCTGCTCCACGATCGGGCTCATCGTGGCGACGTACGGGATGTTGTCCACGATCGCCGACAGCACGCCCGACACGCCGAGCAGCCCCATCGTGGCCAGCTCGGGGCGGCCGGCGGTCGCCGACACGGCGGCCTGCGACAGCGCGCCGATCACCCCGGTCTCCACCAGGGACCCGACCATGACGAACAGCCCGGCGAAGAACACCAGCGTGGGCCACTCCACCTCGGCGATGGCCTGCTCGGTCGTCACCTTCGTGACCGCGACCAGCACGCCCGCGCCGAGCAGCGCGACGACGGACGGCTCATAGTGCAGCACCGGGTGCAGCACGAACGCCGCCATCACCAGCGCCAGCACCACCAGCGACTGCCACAGCAGCCGCCGGTCGCCGAGCGCCTCCCGCTCGTCCAGCTCCATGATCTCCGCCGCCCGCCCCGGGTCGTAGCGGAGGTGCCGGCCGAACATCAGCCGGCACAGCCCGACGAACACCGCCACCAGCACCACGACCATCGGCGCCATGTGCACGAGGAAGTCGTTGAACGTCAGGCCGCCCCGGCTGGCGATGATGATGTTCGGCGGGTCGCCGACCAGCGTCGCCGCGCCGCCGATGTTGGAGGCCATCGCCTCGGCGATGAGGAACGGCGCGGCGGGCAGCGCCAGCCGCTCGCACACCAGGAACGTCACCGGCGCGATGAGCAGCACGGTGGTCACGTTGTCGAGCAGCGCCGAGGCCGAAGCCGTGATGATCACGAGCAGCGCCATCAGCCGGAACGGCCGCCCGCGCGCCCGTTTGGCGGCCCAGATCGCCAGGAACTCGAAGACACCGGTCTCCTTCAGCACCCCGACGATGATCATCATGCCGAGCAGCAGGAAGATGACATTCCAGTCGACGCCGGTCTCCTGCGAGAAGAACGCCGGCCCGGCCGCGGTGGCGTGGATCAGCAGCATGATCCCCGCCCCGCCGAGCGCGGCCGCGACCCGGTGCACCTTCTCGGTGGCGATCAGCGCGTACGCGGCCAGGAAGACCGCCACGCTCACCCAGGAGAGCGCGCTCACGCGGCGAGCCGGTCACGGAACTGCACAGGCACATCCCTCTGCTCATAACGGACAAAGGACTCGCCGACCAGACTTCCCGGCACACCTCCCCTCAACCTATCAAGGAACGCCACCCCGGCGGGGCGTGGCAGC includes:
- a CDS encoding Acg family FMN-binding oxidoreductase, which codes for MFTSHPTPRPADLAIRRLIVAAGQAPSVNNTQPWRFRVLHGELVELLADWDRWLRVSDPRGRSLHVSCGAALFNLRMAARAAGRAPAVRLLPDPRERPDLLAAVRIGTRVRASAEARQLYELIPVRRTSRRPYAERLIPAPVLSELRTAAALERARLIVLDRRSAMDMLDYAAIAQDELARDKEYLAELRAWTGGHGVPSYVQGPAATTVMDPVRDFGRRSGGAAFEPRPQLAVLATSGDEPPDWLRAGQALQRVLLVAAGHQVSASFLNQPLDLRDMRRRADPRTRHGHPQMIIRLGYGPVVARAPRRPAGDLVAETG
- a CDS encoding NAD(P)/FAD-dependent oxidoreductase: MREKVLVLGGGFGGLTAALRVKRALGQDADVTVVSAADRFLYTPSLARLPFGRRRPEELGFPLAPTLWMREVRFAQATVTAIDPAARLVRTTAGEHPYDHLVVATGCRDDLAALPGLAEADGAWSVTTLEGALRAGEGWRAFLDDPGPVVVGAAQGACCPGLARAFLAALTAELRRAGLRERTPIAYVTAGGERRLAAALERQGVQAVTGAVMTEAAPGKLRLADGTTLAYAYAMIVPPSAGQDVVRAVPGLTDARGFVPVLDTCRSRAHPGLYAVGTATGPGAGPHATAQARVAAVNIAAAIRGEPPAAYRPGLAVPAPPRSRAAGALFEKYYLWKARHGYVRLP
- a CDS encoding Glu/Leu/Phe/Val family dehydrogenase: MVREITAAWQADELGPAKVVFLRPMPRMAAVVVIDNVTLGPAIGGVRMTPTVSVAEVARLARAMTLKNAAAGLPHGGGKSGIYLAPSMDGAPREREMRAFARAIEQLTDYIPGPDMGTDESCMAAVHDEIGRAVGLPAVLGGIPLDELGATGHGLACCADALAADKVLELDGARVVVQGFGAVGAHAARFLAERGARVIAVSDVLGATYRASGLDVPALLDAKRAGEPVGSFRGGVRCERDDILWLECEILVPAAGPDVLTAHNAGRVRARTVLQGANIPATAEAERILHQRGVLCVPDIIANAGGVICAAVEQRGGGRAQAFGTIEEKIRANTAELLDRLAAADVAPREAATAMALDRLRTAAAYRRHF
- a CDS encoding OsmC family protein produces the protein MDARNATTLPQAPAPPRPAQAPPGRVEVAHTGGESYSITVRDHTLTADQPVRDGGTDRGPTPTELFVASLASCVAYYAGRFLSRHGAARDGLRVTADFGLAADRPARVAAVRLRVAAPGLPAERRPAFLAVISRCTVHNTLHQPPEVVVELTGADA
- a CDS encoding STAS domain-containing protein translates to MAPTAPDDPGDFSIRIRSRGEILLIELGGPLSGAPVEITRMYLMKTLATQAVPAVVVDLGGLTGLDEPGCEVLRWATGEARRAGGRLVVTGGAALLGAGGAPGLEHRPTIEAGLAALTTPDPPG
- a CDS encoding ArsB/NhaD family transporter, with translation MSALSWVSVAVFLAAYALIATEKVHRVAAALGGAGIMLLIHATAAGPAFFSQETGVDWNVIFLLLGMMIIVGVLKETGVFEFLAIWAAKRARGRPFRLMALLVIITASASALLDNVTTVLLIAPVTFLVCERLALPAAPFLIAEAMASNIGGAATLVGDPPNIIIASRGGLTFNDFLVHMAPMVVVLVAVFVGLCRLMFGRHLRYDPGRAAEIMELDEREALGDRRLLWQSLVVLALVMAAFVLHPVLHYEPSVVALLGAGVLVAVTKVTTEQAIAEVEWPTLVFFAGLFVMVGSLVETGVIGALSQAAVSATAGRPELATMGLLGVSGVLSAIVDNIPYVATMSPIVEQLVHAPGGHQALWWALAFGADLGGNATAVGAAANVVVLGIAARNGTPISFWQFTKYGLIVTVVTIALVAPYLWVRYLL